One part of the Sarcophilus harrisii chromosome 5, mSarHar1.11, whole genome shotgun sequence genome encodes these proteins:
- the LOC100916224 gene encoding olfactory receptor 6C2-like: MRNYTGITLFILRGLTDDPQLKILIFIFLFFTYLSSIIGNLIIISLTLMDAQLKTPMYFFLRNFSVLEVAFTTAYVPRYLYTLSTGDDTITYNACVAQIFFVILLGATEFFLLATMSFDRYVAICKPLHYTTTMNSKVCNQLLLSSWLTGFMIILPPISLGLQLEFCDSNVIDHFGCDAFPMLKIACSDTQFIEKIVLIFAVLTLIITLFLVFLSYAYIIKTVLRFPSVQQRKKAFSTCSSHLIVVSITYGSCIFIYIKPSAKEGVALNKIVSVLTTSVAPVMNPLIYALRNKQVIQAFKNSVKKIFFLSKQ, from the coding sequence ATGAGAAACTATACAGGGATAACATTATTTATCCTTCGAGGACTAACAGATGATCCCCAACTAAAGATTctgattttcatctttctctttttcacataTCTTTCAAGTATAATTGGGAACCTGATCATAATCAGCCTTACTTTGATGGATGCACAACTTAAGACAcccatgtattttttcctccgaaatttttctgttttagaaGTGGCATTCACAACTGCCTATGTTCCCAGATATCTCTACACCTTGTCAACTGGGGATGATACTATCACTTATAATGCTTGTGttgcacaaatattttttgtcatcCTTCTTGGAGCAACAGAATTTTTTCTTCTGGCCACCATGTCCTTTGATCGTTATGTGGCTATCTGCAAACCTCTGCATTACACTACTACCATGAACAGCAAAGTCTGTAACCAGCTGCTACTGAGTTCTTGGTTGACTGGGTTTATGATCATCCTCCCACCAATTAGTCTGGGCCTTCAGCTGGAATTTTGTGACTCAAATGTCATTGATCATTTTGGCTGTGATGCATTTCCCATGTTAAAGATTGCATGTTCTGACACACAATTCATAGAGAAGATTGTTTTGATCTTTGCTGTATTGACACTCATTATCACCCTATTCTTAGTATTTTTGTCCTATGCATATATTATCAAGACAGTTCTCAGATTCCCCTCAGTTCAGCAAAggaaaaaagctttttctacttGTTCCTCCCACCTGATTGTTGTTTCAATTACTTATGGAAGCTGCATCTTCATCTATATCAAACCATCTGCAAAAGAAGGAGTGGCTTTGAATAAGATAGTATCAGTGCTCACAACTTCAGTTGCCCCTGTTATGAACCCCTTAATTTATGCCCTAAGAAATAAGCAAGTGATACAAGCTTTTAAGAATTCAGtcaaaaagattttctttctctcaaagcaataa